From the Corythoichthys intestinalis isolate RoL2023-P3 chromosome 15, ASM3026506v1, whole genome shotgun sequence genome, one window contains:
- the kcnf1b gene encoding LOW QUALITY PROTEIN: potassium voltage-gated channel subfamily F member 1 (The sequence of the model RefSeq protein was modified relative to this genomic sequence to represent the inferred CDS: inserted 3 bases in 3 codons; deleted 1 base in 1 codon), giving the protein MWTIPKPRYRTGSCGDGEITVNIGGVRVVLYEDVLNRYPESRLAELVNCSSAQNDELFSSLCDDFDPGXKEFYFDRDPDAFKCIIDVYYFDEIHIKRGFCPICFIKEMEFWKIDLSALDECCKXYLSEKEGELSEIASKVKVILEDMEVDQNATGTQRCQRFLWRLMEKPGXSFPARVIAITSFLSVLVSAVVMCVGTIPELQVTDAEGELVEHPTLEAIETACMLWFTAEYLLRLASSPDKLHFALSFMNVVDFMAIMPFYVVLSLTYLGTSSMIELGNVQQAVQALRIMRIARVFKLARHSSGLQTLTYALKRSLKELGLLLMYMGVGIFVFSALGYTMEQSHPETLFRSIPQSFWWAIITMTTVGYGDIYPKTTLGKCNAAVSFLCGVIAIALPIHPIINNFVVFYNKQQVLETAAKHEVELMELKSGEDAPRKGNDKDDTYDS; this is encoded by the exons atgtggaCTATTCCCAAGCCACGATACAGAACTGGTTCGTGTGGTGACGGTGAGATAACCGTGAACATCGGCGGGGTCCGAGTAGTACTTTACGAGGATGTTTTGAATCGTTACCCCGAGAGCAGACTGGCTGAGTTGGTGAACTGCTCATCGGCGCAGAATGATGAACTTTTTTCGTCTCTTTGTGACGACTTTGACCCCG CGAAGGAGTTTTATTTTGACCGGGATCCAGATGCGTTCAAGTGCATCATCGATGTTTATTACTTCGACGAAATCCACATCAAACGCGGCTTTTGCCCAATTTGTTTCATCAAGGAGATGGAGTTCTGGAAAATAGACCTAAGTGCTCTAGATGAGTGCTGCA GTTATTTGAGCGAAAAGGAGGGGGAgctgagcgagatagcgagcaaAGTGAAGGTAATATTGGAGGACATGGAGGTAGACCAAAATGCGACGGGCACCCAGAGATGCCAAAGGTTCTTGTGGCGCCTCATGGAGAAGCCTG TCTCCTTCCCCGCGCGTGTCATCGCCATTACATCTTTCCTCTCTGTCCTGGTCTCGGCGGTGGTCATGTGCGTGGGAACCATCCCCGAATTGCAGGTGACGGACGCCGAGGGGGAGCTTGTGGAGCACCCGACTTTGGAGGCTATTGAAACGGCGTGCATGCTGTGGTTCACCGCAGAGTACCTGCTGCGCCTTGCTTCCTCGCCAGATAAGTTACACTTTGCGCTCTCCTTCATGAACGTCGTGGACTTCATGGCTATTATGCCTTTTTACGTGGTCCTAAGTCTAACCTACCTCGGCACCAGCTCCATGATTGAACTCGGCAACGTACAGCAGGCGGTGCAAGCGCTGCGCATTATGCGCATCGCGCGTGTT TTCAAGTTGGCGCGCCACTCTTCGGGACTCCAAACACTCACGTACGCGCTCAAGAGGAGTCTCAAGGAGCTGGGGCTGCTGCTCATGTACATGGGCGTGGGCATCTTCGTGTTCTCAGCTCTAGGTTACACCATGGAGCAAAGTCACCCCGAGACTCTTTTCAGGAGCATTCCACAATCCTTCTGGTGGGCCATCATCACCATGACGACGGTGGGATACGGAGACATCTACCCCAAAACCACTTTGGGCAAGTGCAACGCGGCCGTCAGTTTCCTGTGCGGCGTCATAGCCATTGCCTTACCCATACATCCCATCATTAATAACTTTGTGGTGTTCTACAACAAACAGCAAGTGTTGGAGACTGCCGCCAAGCATGAAGTGGAACTGATGGAACTCAAATCTGGTGAAGATGCTCCTCGAAAAGGCAATGACAAAGATGACACTTATGACAGTTAA